GATGGTGATGCCCAGCACCGCCACCGCGAACAGCTCGACGGGGCCGAATTCCAGGACCAGCATGCCCAGCGTCGGCGCGATGGTCATCAGCGCGATGGCGCTGATGACGCCGCCGATGAAAGAGGCGGTCAGCGACACGCCCAAGGCCTTGCCGGCCTTGCCGGCCATCGCCAGCGGATAGCCGTCGACGACGGTGGCCGCCGCCGCTGGCGTGCCCGGGGTGCGCAGCAGGATCGCGGCGATCGAACCGCCATACATGGCGGCGAGGTAAAGCGAGGCCAGCATGCTGATGCCGGTTTCGGGCGCCAGGCCGAAGGTGAGAGGCAGCAGCAGGGCGATGGCCATCGTTGCCGACAGCCCCGGCATGGCGCCGACGAACAGGCCCAGGACGGTGCCCACCAGAATGGCCAGGATGTTCGGCAGCAGCAGGACGTTGTTCAGCCCAAGAAGGATATTGTCGATCATTCCATGATCCCCATCGGTACCGGCAGGTCGAGCAGCAGGATAAAGATGAAATAGACGAAAACGGGCGCCACGGCGGCGATGACGGCGGCGACCCACAATCGGCAGGCTCGGAGGTAGAGCAGCGTGCCCAACAGGAACAAGGGCGTGACGATGAAGTAGCCCAGCGGTTCCAGCAACACGACGTAGAGCACCACGGCGCCCAGGAAAATGCCGATGCGGGAGATGATGGCGCCTTGGAAGAAGGGGACAAGGAGCGGCACCGTCAGTTCATCGAGCGGTTGTCCGGCGGCCTTCCGGCGCTTGTGGACGGCGTAGTCGATCAGCATGGCGGCCGCCAGGATGAAAACCAGGGCGACCAGCAGGCGCGGCATCTGATAGGCGGCCGGCTGCATCGACAGGGACGATATGAAAAACAGCGTGGCCAACCCGCAGGTGGCCGCCGCGACAAGAACGTAGGGCATGGAACAACTCCGCTTTCCCGGACCTGCAGAGCAAATCCCGTTGGGGCCGGCCCCGCGGTGGAGGCCGGCCCCGCTGGCAACCGGGAGATCTTACTTCTTTTCGTTCTTTTTGACTTCCTCGACGATCGGACGATAGACGTCTTCCATCGAGTAGATCAGCTTCTTGTAGTCGTCGCCGATGATCGCTTCGATGTCCTGGGTCTGGCGCTCGGCCTCGGCCAGGAAGGCCGGGTCGCTCAATACCTTCTTGAAGGCGTTGACCAGGGCGTCGCGCTTTTCCTTGGGAATGCCGGCCGGCGCGCTGAAGCCGCGCGAGGAGCCGTTCACCAGGTTGTAGCCCAGTTCCTTCATGGTCGGGACGTCGGGCAGCTTCGGATGGCGCTTCTCCGAGAAGATGGCCAGGGCGCGCAGGTTGCTCGCTTTGAGCTGGGCGTACACGATGCCCAGGTTGTTGGCGCTGGCGTCGATCTTGTCGCCCATGGCGGCGGTGGCCGACGGGCCGTCGCCGCTGAACGGCACCATCTTGAACTTGGCACCGGTCAATTGTCCCAGGAAGATGGTGGAGAAGAAGTCGTCGCCGCCGACGCCCGAGTTGCCGATGGTGATCTTGTCGGGGGCGGCTTTGGCGGCGGCCAGGAAGTCCTGGAAGGTCTTGTAGGGGCTGTTCGGGCCGACCACCAGGATGCCGGGGTCGGTCACCACGTTGGCGATCGGTTCCAACTGCTTGACGTTGTACTTGATCTCGTCGTTCAGCAGGTAGTTGGACACGATCATCGGCGAGTTGGTGATGCTGATCGTGTAGCCGTCGTTCTTCGTGGCGTTGCCGAGCTTCGCCCAGGCGATGGCGCCGGCGGCGCCGGGAATGTATTCGTTGACGAAGGTGACGTTCATTTCCTTGGTCAGGAACGGCAACACCAGCTGCGCCAGCGCATCGGAACCGCCGCCGGGCTTGAAGCCCTGCAGGATCTTGATCTTGTCGCCGGGCTTGTACGCTTCCGCGTTCGCCGTGCCGGCGATCGCCGCGCCCGCCATCAGGGCGGCCGCAAAGACACTCAGGACCTTTGTCCTAGTCATGGGGAAGTTCTCCAGTTGGATTCTATTTTTTGTCCTCGTCGAAAGGGACGCTGGAGTTTGGGATGAGGGACTTTCCCTGTCAACAAAATTGTCAACAATGCGAGGCTCTGGGGGGAGGGAAGAAAGACGTGGGTGGCCGCAACGAGTGCGGCCATGACCCCGCCGGGGGGGGGCGGACACCACCCCTTTCCCGCCAAGTCCGGGGACGGTATGACGAGAGGAGAAAGCGATCGGACAGATGGCCGCGTCCGGGGCCGACCCGAGGCGCGAATTTCCTATGCCACGACGTCGAGGTCGTTGGCGGCGAGCGCCATGTCGCTGCCGGCCACCACATCGATTGCCGCGTCGGGAACCCCCGTGCGGCGCTGGAGGTCGGCCATCGCCTTGTCTTCGGGGCTGCCGGGATGGGCCGCCGTGCGGGCGATGGCAATGATCTTGCGCGCGGTCTGCACGAGGGCGTCGATGGCGGGGGCGAAACCGACTTCCGGCACCGGCGGGAGGGAGTCCGCCGGCGCGGACGATGCCGCGGCGGGCGTTTCCGCCTCCTGGCCCCGCATGCGCTTGAGTGCGCGGGCCACCTTGGCCGCCTCCTCGGCGGCCCGGAGCGCGCCCTTGGCGTCGCGGCGCAATGCGTTGACCGCGGCGGCCAGCTTCAGCGCCTTCAGCTTGGCGCGCGCCAGTTCGAGCTTGGCCGCCTTGAAGGCCGAGGCGTTGGCCTTGGCGCCTTCCTTGAACTGGAGGATCAGGGTATCGGCTTCCGCCCGCGCGGCATCGAGGGCCCGCTTCAGACGCTCGACGTCGAACGCCGGAACGACCCGGACGCCGTCGGATGCGGAGGCTGCAACGGTGGGAAGGGAAGACGCGGGCACGGCCTCGACAATCCGGGCCGCGGACGGCGTTCTCGCCGCGATAGGGCCGAGCATGGGTTTCTCCCACAAGCCAAAAGACCCGCGATCCTAGCAGAATAGGCCGTTTGGCACAACTGATGGCCGTGGAGCCACCGGTTCGCCCGTCTAGCGGGTCTGTTCCTTGGTCTTGAGAAAGCGCACGGCTGGCCAGTCCTTGGCGGTCTGATCCATGTGCCAGGCGTTGCGCGCCATGAACACCGGCTCGCCGTCGTGGTCGTCGGCGATGGCGCCCGAATTGGCGTTGATGAACTTCTTCAGCACCAGCGGATCGTCGGTCTCGACCCAGCGGGCGGTATAAAGCGTGGTCGGCTCCATGCGCACCGGGATGTCGTATTCGGTGCGGATGCGATCGGCGATGACCTCGAACTGCAGGGCGCCGATGACGCCCAGGATCCAGTCGTTGCCAAGCCTGGGGCGGAAGACGCGGGCCACCCCTTCCTCGGCCAGTTGCTGGAGCGAGCGGCCGAGGTGCTTGGCCCGCATCGGGTCTTCCGGGCGCACCGTGCGCAACAGCTCGGGGGCGAAGCTGGGGATGCCGGTGAAATGCAAGGCTTCCCCCTCGGTCAGCGCGTCGCCGATGCGCAAAGATCCGTGGTTGGGGATGCCGATGATGTCCCCCGCCCAGGCGTCGTCGGCGGTTTCCCGCTCGCGGGCCAGGAACAGCAGCGGATTGTGCAGGTTGAAGGCCTTGCCGGACCGCACGTGATGGAGCTTCATGCCGCGCTTCAGGTGCCCCGACGACAGCCGGAAGAAGGCGATGCGGTCGCGGTGGTTGGGGTCCATGTTGGCCTGGATCTTAAAGACGAAGCCGGCCACCTTGTCCTCGGTCGGATCGATCAGCCGCTCCTCGGTGGCGCGGGCCACCGGCGGCGGGGCGATGCGCACCAGCCCCTTCAGCAATTCGCGCACCCCGAAGTTGTTGATGGCGCTGCCGAAATAGACCGGGCTCAGGTGCCCCTCGCGGTAGGATTGCAGGTCGAACGGCCGGCACAGGCCCTTCACCATCGGCACGTCCTCGCGCAGCTTGGCGACCGCGTGGTCGGGCAGCAGTGCGTCGAGCTTGGCGTCGTCGAGCCCCGAGCACTGTTCGAAGCGGCCCGTATCGTCGCCCTCGATGCCGGCGGTCTGACCCTTGCCCAGCAGCAGCAGGCCGTCGCCCAGGATGTCATAGCAGCCGAGGAAGTGGCGGCCCATGCCGATCGGCCAGCTGGCCGGGGTGACGTCGAGCGCCAGGGACTGCTCGATGTCCTCCAGAAGTTCGAAGGGGTCGCGGCCTTCGCGGTCCATCTTGTTGATGAAGGTGATGATCGGGATGTCGCGCAGGCGGCACACCTCGAACAGCTTCAAGGTCTGGGCCTCGATGCCCTTGGCGGCGTCGATCACCATCACCGCCGAATCCACCGCGGTCAGCGTGCGGTAGGTGTCCTCGCTGAAGTCCTGGTGGCCCGGCGTGTCCAGCAGGTTGAAGGTGCAGCCCTCGTATTCAT
This window of the Shumkonia mesophila genome carries:
- a CDS encoding peptide chain release factor 3 — translated: MTLPDGEITKRRTFAIISHPDAGKTTLTEKLLLFGGAIQLAGAVKARGKARNTRSDWMKVEAERGISVASSVMTYEYEGCTFNLLDTPGHQDFSEDTYRTLTAVDSAVMVIDAAKGIEAQTLKLFEVCRLRDIPIITFINKMDREGRDPFELLEDIEQSLALDVTPASWPIGMGRHFLGCYDILGDGLLLLGKGQTAGIEGDDTGRFEQCSGLDDAKLDALLPDHAVAKLREDVPMVKGLCRPFDLQSYREGHLSPVYFGSAINNFGVRELLKGLVRIAPPPVARATEERLIDPTEDKVAGFVFKIQANMDPNHRDRIAFFRLSSGHLKRGMKLHHVRSGKAFNLHNPLLFLARERETADDAWAGDIIGIPNHGSLRIGDALTEGEALHFTGIPSFAPELLRTVRPEDPMRAKHLGRSLQQLAEEGVARVFRPRLGNDWILGVIGALQFEVIADRIRTEYDIPVRMEPTTLYTARWVETDDPLVLKKFINANSGAIADDHDGEPVFMARNAWHMDQTAKDWPAVRFLKTKEQTR
- a CDS encoding tripartite tricarboxylate transporter TctB family protein, with the protein product MPYVLVAAATCGLATLFFISSLSMQPAAYQMPRLLVALVFILAAAMLIDYAVHKRRKAAGQPLDELTVPLLVPFFQGAIISRIGIFLGAVVLYVVLLEPLGYFIVTPLFLLGTLLYLRACRLWVAAVIAAVAPVFVYFIFILLLDLPVPMGIME
- a CDS encoding Bug family tripartite tricarboxylate transporter substrate binding protein — translated: MTRTKVLSVFAAALMAGAAIAGTANAEAYKPGDKIKILQGFKPGGGSDALAQLVLPFLTKEMNVTFVNEYIPGAAGAIAWAKLGNATKNDGYTISITNSPMIVSNYLLNDEIKYNVKQLEPIANVVTDPGILVVGPNSPYKTFQDFLAAAKAAPDKITIGNSGVGGDDFFSTIFLGQLTGAKFKMVPFSGDGPSATAAMGDKIDASANNLGIVYAQLKASNLRALAIFSEKRHPKLPDVPTMKELGYNLVNGSSRGFSAPAGIPKEKRDALVNAFKKVLSDPAFLAEAERQTQDIEAIIGDDYKKLIYSMEDVYRPIVEEVKKNEKK